Proteins from a single region of Methanotorris igneus Kol 5:
- the proS gene encoding proline--tRNA ligase, whose amino-acid sequence MEFSEWYSEILERAGIYDVRYPIKGCGVYLPYGFKIRRYTFEIIRKLLDETGHDEALFPMLIPEDLLAKEAEHIKGFEDEVYWVTHGGKTPLDVKLALRPTSETPIYYMMKLWVKVHTDLPIKLYQIVNTFRYETKHTRPLIRLREIMTFKEAHTAHATKEEAEEQVKKAVEIYKKFFDTLGIPYLVSKRPDWDKFPGADYTMAFDTIFPDGRTMQIGTVHNLGQNFAKTFEIIFETPDGGKDYAYQTCYGISDRVIASIIAIHGDEKGLILPPIVAPIQVVIVPLIFKGKEEMVMNKAKEIYSLLKDKFRVHLDDRDIRPGRKFNDWELKGVPLRIEIGPKDIENGKITLFRRDTGEKFQIDDNEGLIDEIEKTLNTISENMKNRAWEKFDAFIKIVEFDESKIDEIKNILSEKRGVILIPYSDDIYNEELEDKVEASVLGVTEYKGNKYIAIARTY is encoded by the coding sequence ATGGAATTCTCAGAGTGGTATAGTGAGATTTTAGAAAGGGCAGGGATTTATGACGTTAGGTATCCAATAAAGGGATGTGGAGTTTACCTCCCTTATGGATTCAAGATAAGGAGATACACATTTGAGATAATAAGGAAACTTTTAGATGAAACAGGACATGATGAGGCACTTTTCCCTATGCTAATTCCAGAAGATTTACTTGCTAAGGAAGCAGAGCATATAAAAGGATTTGAAGATGAGGTCTATTGGGTAACTCATGGGGGGAAGACACCATTAGATGTAAAGTTGGCATTAAGACCTACTTCAGAAACACCAATTTACTACATGATGAAGTTGTGGGTTAAAGTCCATACTGACTTGCCAATAAAACTCTACCAAATAGTAAATACATTTAGATATGAGACAAAGCACACAAGGCCATTAATAAGGTTAAGAGAGATTATGACATTTAAAGAAGCACACACAGCACATGCTACAAAAGAAGAGGCAGAGGAGCAAGTTAAAAAGGCAGTAGAGATTTACAAAAAGTTCTTTGATACATTAGGAATTCCTTATTTAGTATCAAAAAGACCTGATTGGGACAAATTTCCTGGTGCGGATTATACAATGGCATTCGACACAATCTTCCCAGATGGAAGAACTATGCAAATAGGAACAGTTCACAACTTGGGGCAAAACTTTGCAAAAACATTTGAAATTATATTTGAGACCCCTGATGGTGGAAAAGATTATGCATACCAAACATGCTATGGAATCTCTGATAGAGTTATCGCCTCAATAATAGCAATCCATGGGGATGAGAAAGGGCTTATATTGCCTCCAATTGTAGCACCAATCCAAGTTGTTATAGTGCCTTTAATCTTTAAAGGGAAAGAAGAAATGGTCATGAATAAAGCAAAAGAAATTTACAGCTTATTAAAAGATAAATTTAGAGTTCATTTGGATGATAGAGACATAAGACCAGGAAGAAAGTTCAATGATTGGGAATTAAAAGGAGTTCCATTAAGAATTGAAATAGGGCCAAAGGATATCGAAAATGGAAAAATTACGTTATTCAGGAGGGACACTGGGGAGAAGTTCCAAATTGATGATAATGAGGGATTAATAGATGAAATAGAAAAAACTTTAAATACTATAAGTGAAAATATGAAAAATAGAGCATGGGAAAAATTTGATGCATTTATTAAAATTGTTGAATTTGATGAAAGTAAAATAGATGAAATAAAGAATATTTTAAGTGAAAAGAGGGGTGTTATATTAATTCCTTACAGTGATGATATTTACAATGAAGAACTTGAGGATAAGGTTGAAGCGTCAGTTTTAGGTGTAACCGAGTATAAGGGGAACAAATATA